A window from Labrus mixtus chromosome 14, fLabMix1.1, whole genome shotgun sequence encodes these proteins:
- the LOC132988160 gene encoding claudin-4-like: protein MVSAGLQMLGAALGVLGWIGAIIVCAIPMWKVSAFIGSNIITSQTTWEGIWMNCVHQSTGQMQCKVYDSMLALSSDLQAARALTILAIVVGILAVLLAVAGGKCTNCVEDESSKSKVGIAAGVMFIAGGILVLVPVCWTAHTIIQNFYNPLLVSGQKRDNLNMASQGLQIMGVLLAFIGWLGTIITCAMPMWRVTAFVGANIVTAQVIWEGLWMNCVVQSTGQMQCKVYDSMLALPQDLQAARAMVIISVIVGVFGVLMAVVGGKCTNCMEDGVAKAKACITSGVIFIIAALLILIPVSWSAHAVIRDFYNPLVIAAQRRELGAALYIGWGSAGLLLLGGGLLCNNCPPKDSRPYIPAKFAPARTASSNVDYV from the exons ATGGTGTCTGCTGGGTTACAAATGCTGGGGGCAGCTCTTGGTGTCCTTGGCTGGATTGGTGCCATCATTGTGTGCGCAATTCCCATGTGGAAGGTCTCAGCTTTTATTGGCAGCAATATCATCACCTCGCAGACCACTTGGGAAGGTATATGGATGAACTGTGTACACCAGAGCACGGGGCAGATGCAGTGTAAGGTCTACGACTCCATGCTGGCCCTTAGCTCCGACCTCCAGGCTGCCCGGGCCCTGACCATCCTTGCCATTGTGGTAGGCATCCTGGCTGTCCTGCTAGCTGTAGCCGGGGGTAAGTGCACTAACTGTGTGGAGGATGAGTCATCCAAATCCAAGGTGGGCATCGCAGCTGGAGTGATGTTCATCGCAGGTGGGATCCTTGTCCTCGTGCCTGTCTGCTGGACAGCCCATACCATCATCCAAAACTTCTACAACCCCCTGTTGGTCAGTGGCCAGAAGAGAGA TAACTTAAATATGGCTTCTCAGGGCCTCCAGATCATGGGTGTGCTGCTCGCCTTCATCGGCTGGCTAGGCACCATTATCACCTGTGCCATGCCCATGTGGAGAGTCACCGCTTTCGTTGGGGCGAACATCGTCACTGCCCAGGTGATCTGGGAAGGCTTGTGGATGAACTGTGTGGTTCAGAGCACGGGCCAGATGCAGTGTAAAGTGTACGACTCAATGTTGGCTCTACCTCAAGACCTGCAGGCGGCCAGGGCCATGGTGATCATCTCTGTGATAGTCGGGGTGTTTGGCGTGCTCATGGCCGTGGTTGGAGGAAAGTGCACCAACTGCATGGAGGACGGAGTGGCCAAAGCCAAAGCGTGCATCACGTCTGGGGTGATCTTCATTATCGCAGCCCTACTTATCTTGATCCCAGTGTCGTGGTCGGCTCATGCAGTGATCAGGGACTTTTATAACCCTCTGGTGATTGCTGCTCAGAGGAGGGAGCTCGGAGCTGCACTTTATATCGGCTGGGGCTCCgctgggctgctgctgctgggaggaGGCCTGCTCTGCAACAACTGCCCCCCCAAAGACAGCAGACCCTACATACCTGCCAAGTTTGCCCCTGCAAGAACCGCTTCGTCAAATGTGGactatgtgtga
- the LOC132988156 gene encoding claudin-4-like: MASLGLQILGVGLAVLGWIGNILICMLPLWKVSAFIGNNIVVAQTIWEGLWMSCVVQSTGQMQCKVYDSLLALPPDLQAARAMVVIAILFSLFGLLLSVVGGKCTTCVGDKVAKARVAISAGVFFILSGALCLVTVSLPANTIIKDFYNPMVPDAQRRELGACLYMGWGASGLLLIGGALLCCQCPSGRDRYSGAKYSPPKSTTPGKEFV; encoded by the coding sequence ATGGCGTCTTTAGGGCTGCAAATTCTGGGCGTCGGGCTGGCGGTGCTTGGCTGGATTGGAAACATACTGATATGCATGCTGCCCCTGTGGAAGGTGTCTGCTTTCATTGGAAACAACATTGTGGTGGCTCAGACCATCTGGGAAGGTCTGTGGATGAGCTGCGTGGTGCAGAGCACGGGACAAATGCAATGCAAGGTGTATGACTCCTTGCTGGCCCTGCCTCCGGACCTCCAGGCCGCTCGAGCTATGGTGGTCATCGCCATCCTGTTCTCTCTGTTCGGCCTGTTGCTGTCTGTGGTTGGAGGCAAATGCACCACATGTGTTGGAGACAAAGTTGCAAAAGCCAGAGTGGCCATCTCCGCAGGTGTTTTCTTCATCCTGAGTGGGGCTCTGTGTCTGGTGACGGTGTCTCTGCCTGCTAATACCATCATAAAGGACTTCTATAACCCAATGGTTCCTGATGCCCAGAGGAGGGAGCTAGGTGCCTGTCTGTACATGGGCTGGGGAGCATCTGGACTACTGCTGATCGGTGGGGCTCTTCTCTGCTGTCAGTGCCCATCGGGACGAGACCGCTACAGTGGAGCAAAGTATTCTCCGCCTAAGTCAACAACACCCGGGAAGGAATTTGTCTAG
- the LOC132988155 gene encoding claudin-like protein ZF-A89 produces MASAGLQIFGIFLATIGFLGDIIICALPMWKVSAFIGNNIVTAQIFWEGLWMNCVMQSTGQMQCKVYDSLLALPRDLQAARALVVISILIVFMGVLLAVAGGKCTNCIDDEVAKSRVAIAAGVFFIVGGILCLIPVSWSAHVIIRDFYNPIMIDAQRRELGASLFIGWGSAGLLLIGGALLCCSCQRPKDSRYSVKYSAPRSAASGGAYV; encoded by the coding sequence ATGGCGTCTGCAGGCCTCCAGATTTTTGGAATCTTCCTGGCAACCATTGGTTTTCTGGGCGACATCATCATCTGCGCTCTGCCCATGTGGAAGGTGTCTGCTTTCATTGGAAACAACATTGTGACAGCGCAGATCTTCTGGGAGGGCCTGTGGATGAACTGTGTGATGCAGAGCACCGGACAGATGCAGTGTAAGGTATACGATTCCCTCCTGGCTTTGCCCCGTGACCTGCAGGCGGCCCGAGCCCTGGTGGTGATCTCCATTCTGATTGTCTTCATGGGAGTCCTGTTAGCTGTTGCTGGGGGGAAGTGCACAAACTGCATTGACGATGAAGTTGCCAAGAGCAGGGTGGCCATTGCTGCGGGCGTGTTCTTCATTGTTGGTGGAATCCTGTGCCTGATCCCTGTGTCCTGGTCTGCTCATGTCATCATCAGGGACTTCTACAACCCCATTATGATCGACGCACAGAGGAGGGAGCTTGGAGCGTCACTGTTCATCGGCTGGGGCTCTGCAGGACTCCTGCTCATTGGAGGTGCACTTCTCTGCTGTTCTTGCCAGAGGCCTAAGGATAGCAGATACTCTGTTAAATATTCTGCCCCTCGCTCAGCGGCCAGCGGTGGAGCTTATGTTTGA
- the LOC132988158 gene encoding claudin-4-like, with translation MKTQLVGVCLAIVGFLGTILICGLPAWKVTAFIGANIITAQVFWEGLWMNCVIQSTGHSQCKAYDSILALPQELQASRALICVSIAVSVVAIGLTVVGARCTNFYRDDRPAKGQIGLAGGVVFIVAGLLCIIPVSWSAHSIITGFFNPLATEGRRGELGASIYVGWASGALLVIGGVVLCSTYRC, from the coding sequence aTGAAGACTCAgcttgtgggtgtgtgtttagCAATTGTCGGCTTTCTTGGCACCATCCTCATCTGTGGACTGCCTGCATGGAAGGTGACAGCCTTTATTGGTGCAAACATCATCACTGCTCAGGTCTTCTGGGAGGGTTTATGGATGAACTGTGTGATCCAGAGCACAGGTCACTCGCAGTGTAAAGCCTACGACTCCATACTGGCATTACCACAGGAACTGCAGGCTTCCCGGGCTCTGATCTGCGTCTCCATTGCTGTCAGTGTGGTGGCCATTGGGCTCACTGTGGTTGGGGCCCGCTGCACAAACTTCTATCGGGACGACAGGCCAGCCAAGGGTCAGATTGGTCTTGCTGGGGGTGTTGTGTTTATAGTGGCGGGGCTGCTGTGCATCATTCCTGTTAGCTGGTCGGCTCACAGCATCATCACTGGTTTCTTTAACCCCCTGGCCAccgaggggaggaggggggagctCGGGGCTTCCATATATGTTGGCTGGGCTTCTGGAGCTCTGCTCGTCATTGGAGGAGTGGTTTTGTGTAGCACCTACAGATGCTGA
- the LOC132988153 gene encoding claudin-4-like, whose protein sequence is MGGQGMQIGGLALALIGVLAVCLTCGLPMWRETSFVGANIVTAQSVWDGLWFHCILQATGQLQCKRHTTPITLTTDLEAGRALTLISIIAGFLGFIITLLGGGVAKCSRASRDPLESPSYSSSSSSSSSKSYRKKACLLGGALCILSGILCLISVSWSAAATILVYNDPFVVAAMKREVGSSVYIGFASSVLLLLSGALLCCVCGEEERTPPSYYSYMPYNTDSQYTDYSSRMAMLRPDVMTPNRLRMNDRPSSVMEHVAQVHNNNSFRKAQSEAGVYNA, encoded by the exons ATGGGGGGCCAGGGCATGCAGATTGGGGGCCTGGCTCTGGCACTGATCGGTGTTTTAGCAGTGTGTTTGACGTGTGGACTACCGATGTGGCGTGAGACATCTTTTGTTGGAGCAAATATTGTGACAGCACAATCA gtGTGGGATGGTCTGTGGTTTCATTGTATCCTTCAGGCCACAGGTCAGCTGCAGTGCAAGAGACACACTACCCCCATAACACTGACCACAGACCTTGAGGCTGGACGCGCCCTCACACTCATCTCCATCATTGCCGGGTTCCTGGGCTTCATCATCACCCTCcttggaggaggcgtggccaaatgTAGCCGCGCTAGCCGTGACCCCTTGGAGTCACcgtcctactcctcctcctcctcctcctcctcctccaaatcCTACAGAAAGAAG GCGTGTCTTCTTGGTGGAGCTCTGTGCATCCTGTCAGGAATCCTGTGCCTGATTTCAGTCAGCTGGTCAGCTGCAGCAACCATCTTAGTTTACAACGACCCCTTTGTGGTGGCGGCCATGAAGAGAGAGGTGGGCTCCTCAGTCTACATTGGCTTTGCCTCGTCTGTGCTGCTCCTGCTTAGTggtgctctgctctgctgcgtCTgcggggaagaggagagaacaCCACCCTCATATTACTCATACATGCCGTACAACACCGACTCTCAATACACTGACTATTCATCCCGTATGGCCATGCTGAGGCCTGATGTCATGACACCAAACAGATTGAGGATGAATGATCGTCCCTCAAGTGTGATGGAGCACGTTGCCCAAGTGCACAACAATAACTCCTTCAGGAAAGCTCAGAGTGAGGCTGGGGTGTATAATGCCTGA
- the LOC132988157 gene encoding claudin-4-like, with protein MVSAGRQIFGLALAIIGFLGSIIVCALPTWKVTAFIGANIITAQEIWEGLWMNCVTQSTGQMQCRVYDSLLALPQDLQATRALVILAIIIGIFGVLLGTVGGKCTNFVEDERQKSKVAIASGVVFIIAGLLVLIPVCWTANTIIRDFYNPILTNAQRRELGSSLYIGWGSAGLLFLGGGLLCSSCPPRDENEYDVKYSKARSVESNKAYV; from the exons ATGGTGTCTGCTGGGAGACAGATCTTTGGTTTGGCCCTGGCCATCATCGGCTTTCTGGGAAGCATCATCGTCTGTGCTCTCCCCACATGGAAAGTCACAGCCTTCATCGGTGCCAATATCATCACCGCTCAGGAGATCTGGGAGGGTTTGTGGATGAACTGTGTGACCCAGAGCACAGGCCAAATGCAGTGCA GGGTCTATGACTCCCTCCTGGCCTTACCTCAAGACCTGCAGGCCACCAGAGCTCTCGTCATCTTGGCCATCATCATTGGCATCTTCGGGGTCCTTCTCGGCACAGTAGGGGGCAAGTGCACCAATTTTGTGGAGGATGAAAGGCAGAAGAGCAAAGTGGCCATTGCTTCTGGAGTTGTCTTCATCATCGCAGGTCTGTTGGTGCTCATTCCCGTCTGCTGGACCGCCAACACTATCATTCGTGATTTCTACAACCCGATCCTGACCAACGCTCAGAGGAGGGAGCTTGGGTCATCACTCTACATCGGCTGGGGCTCGGCAGGGCTGCTGTTCCTGGGTGGGGGCCTCCTGTGCAGCTCTTGTCCCCCCAGAGATGAGAATGAGTATGATGTAAAGTACTCCAAGGCTCGCTCTGTGGAGAGCAACAAGGCCTATGTTTAG
- the LOC132988152 gene encoding claudin-4-like produces MASMGIQMLASALCLLGWAGVIISCAMPMWRVTAFVGSTIVTSQTIWEGIWMTCVVQSTGNIQCKPYDSLLALSADLQAARALTILAITVGGIGLILAFVGGKCTRFLDEEGGRVKGKVALAAGAVLIATGLLCLIPTSWVAGAVVRKFYSASIDAQRREIGASLYIGWGASILLILGGGLFISSNWPLKAHNEDKSPSVRYLVVRSSNGSIPTGSHRSRVPSAESRPVGASTKSQMYTRPPWEDGPDQDSRQQSERSWAASTKSQMKRLESTKSENSEAPSTKSQLKQAEMDNNLSVKSDNEAISSDPAKTYL; encoded by the coding sequence ATGGCCTCGATGGGGATCCAGATGCTGGCCAGTGCCCTGTGCCTCCTGGGTTGGGCCGGGGTCATCATCAGCTGCGCCATGCCCATGTGGCGGGTCACAGCCTTTGTGGGCAGCACCATTGTCACCTCCCAGACCATCTGGGAGGGGATCTGGATGACCTGTGTAGTCCAGAGCACAGGGAACATACAGTGTAAACCTTATGACTCTCTCCTTGCCCTCAGCGCAGACTTGCAGGCTGCCAGGGCTCTCACCATCCTGGCCATCACTGTTGGAGGCATAGGCCTCATTCTGGCCTTTGTCGGAGGGAAATGCACTCGCTTTTTGGACGAAGAAGGAGGCAGGGTTAAGGGCAAGGTGGCGTTGGCAGCGGGGGCAGTGTTGATTGCCACAGGGCTGCTGTGTTTGATTCCCACCTCCTGGGTAGCTGGGGCAGTTGTGAGGAAGTTCTACAGCGCCTCCATAGATGCCCAGCGGAGGGAGATTGGAGCCAGTCTCTACATTGGCTGGGGAGCATCCATCCTGCTTATCCTGGGAGGGGGTTTGTTCATAAGCTCAAATTGGCCTTTAAAAGCCCACAATGAAGACAAAAGCCCCTCCGTCCGCTACCTGGTGGTCCGCTCCTCCAACGGGTCGATCCCCACAGGTTCTCATCGCAGCAGAGTGCCTTCAGCAGAGTCTCGGCCTGTTGGAGCATCCACAAAATCTCAGATGTACACAAGGCCTCCCTGGGAAGACGGGCCTGATCAGGACTCAAGGCAGCAGTCAGAAAGATCGTGGGCAGCGTCAACAAAGTCCCAGATGAAGAGACTCGAGTCGACTAAATCTGAAAACAGTGAGGCTCCTTCTACAAAGTCTCAGCTGAAACAAGCAGAAATGGACAATAATTTATCAGTCAAGAGTGACAATGAGGCTATATCCTCAGATCCAGCGAAAACATACCTGTAA